The genomic segment CGATGGTACGCGCTGCCGAACTGCAGTTACAAGAGACACTGCTGCCAGTACGAGGACGCTAGAGAGGTCGAAAAGAAGAGGcatggaggaggagagcagcCCCGAGACCATCAGCACCTCCCGTGACGGGCCTGGAGGTCTGGAGGCGCCGTGCAGCGGCAGCCCCGGCCAGCTAGAGACGGGTCTGCTCAACGGTACTGCCGCCCTGCCGCCCAACCCCTATGCCCCGGAGCCAGCAGGCAAGTCTCCGCTCGTTTCAAAAGCCCGTCTGGTTTCCACGATGCCCCCTGGAGGGGATCCGCTCCCCCAGCCAGTGCCCCCTCCTCTGCAGTCCAGGAAGTCTGCTCTGAAGCCTGCCACAGTGGACCGCTCCAGGGGCCACCGAGGGACCGGTCTCAGGCTTTCCCCACCCCACCGCCCTGCGCACCGAGAGCCTCCAGAAGCAGCGGGCGATGAAGGGTTCAGTCCTCAAGAGAGTCTGAGGGAAGGCAGCCAAGTGCTGATTAACCATTGCCCCACACAGAAGGGTTTTGCAGCGAGCAGCCAGTCTGGAGACACAGCTGTGCGTCCAGGTCGACCTGGGCCCAAACCTGCAGGTCAGTCTCAGTGAAGTGAAACTTTTAATGTAAATCAAATTTCTTGAAAATACAAGTTGCCCtgcaaaatacatttgacttgttGAGAAGCTTAGGAATGAAGGAAGCATTTTCTGCCTTAAATTTACAGAATGCAGGAACCAAATTGTTCAGTTGAAATGTAGAAGTTACAATGTCAAAGAAAGTGCGTGGATCATATTACAGATATCCTCCTATTCATGCATCATTTAtggagaaatgtgtgtgtgtgtgtgtgtgatatatatatatatatatatatatatatatatatatatatatatatatatatatatatatatatatatatatatatataacacaaaacatgtcacaaaaatgtacaatacaACTTTAATAAAGAACTCAGTTAAAGGACAGGTAAGATGGCTTAtctaggagtgtgtgtgtgtaagaaggcAGATATGGTGCATGTCTGTTTGCAGAACACTCCAAACTCAGCAGCTGTCAGCAGCTAATCCCACAGAGGCCTGGTCTACGCCCACTCAGTGAGGCTCTCAGCATGGCATTCATTCAgacctgatctctctctctctcagactgagCTTGCGTACACTTTGCTGTTTAATCAGAGAAGTCTTCTGCTGTGTGGCACTGATTTTAATGCATTAAATGAGGTATGTCATGCATGTCTTCTAAACTCTTCCAAAGGTTTGGAACAGGATCAAATCACAAGAGCCAGCCCTACTGAAACTGTCCATGGACACTTGACTGAAGGGGCGGTTCAAGGACCAATCAGACCAGAGCATGAAAAGGAAGACAGTCCAAGCCCCTCAGCGTGAGTCAGGGAGGGAAGGGGGGAGTGTCTTCTCCCACAAACgcaagttttcttttttctaaagCCCATGTTTTGCACATAATCCTTCTATTTTTTGGTTTGGAGCTGTAAAGGGACTTGGAGCTGTGAAGTCCTTTGCTGGGCTGCTGAAGCCAGCCACAGCCTGTTTTCATTTCTGGGGCACAATCcaatgtgctgtgctgtgctgtgctgtgctgtgctgtgctgtggcagTTCTGGCAAAAAGTAGGTCAGAAAAGTGGTCAAAAGTAGTGCTCCATCAAATTCTCTTAAGAGTCAGTCCATCACAGCACTGCCCCCTTCTGATAAGACAGCATcacatacaaaaccaaaatggaGTAATTTGGAGCTGAGCCAAAGTAGGGTTATACTAAATATTACGGTGTTACTATGGTTACAATGATGACTGAACATAATGtaaaattaagaataaaaatagGCTTGATAAACTTGACCAGCAATAAGATGAATAATCTTGTGCATGGATGAAATTTGCTCTGATAATGGGGGAAAAAGGGGGCTTACTGCTTATTTTCAAAGTCCTTCAGTCAGACTGCAAGTGTCATCTTTCTCTGGGCGTGTTCTCGCGCTGTGCTTGCAGGGATGGAGTCTCCGACGAAGGACAGAGGGACGTCAGGCCTCGGCTGTCCCTGCGACGCTTCTTCTCGGCCATAGGCCTGAGACCTGGTGCTGGCCCGCTCCGTAGGGGGCGCTCCAGCAGCGCGGAGCAGCTTGGTCCACCACCCGAGACCCCCGCGGCCTCTCCCGTGCGGCCCCGCACGGCGCAGGCCGAGCCCGGCCTGCTGCGGAAAACCCCTTCACTGCAGTCCCTGCGTCTGGTGCGTCCTCGTCTGCCCCCATGCAAGTCCAGGCACTCTGTGTTAAACAGCACAGAAATACGAGCAGCATGCAAAGAAATTACTGCAAGAAACTGAATAGCAAAATGTATAGCAAAAAAACCTTATTACACTGTAATATACTAGTGTTGATAACAGTGCATtgatattttgttaaataaagacAACATATTACAGACCTTTTATAGTGTAGTTAATGTTATCATTACAGTGTAATAGTAGTGGTTTAATGTAAAGTTTTACCGAAGATTTGTAagaattgtattatttatacatGTTATTTTGAGtattattacatttgcatattatgGCAATTACCATCATGTTAATATTGCAtcttataataaaataattaatttaaaagccCATTTGGGCATGGCAATGATATGGAGTCTGAGTTTTAGTATTTTGTACTATGGAGttagtgttaaaaaaaaaaagccagttaTGTTTATGTGCTTACTCACAAATGTAATTGTTCCATTTGTGAACACCAGGGGTCTCCCTTTCTCCAGTTGAAGAAATTCTCTTCAGTGCAGAATCTCCAGTCTCCCAAGAGGAAGCTGGACCGCTCTAGTGCGTACACACCAGGGGAAGAGCCTCGTAGTCCCGCTCCTTCTAGGTAAACACACCCTAAGAGAGTGTTTTGTACATACAGTACAGGCCCATCTGGCTCAGGCTATTTGAAATTTCATTACTTCAACTACCACGTTATGACACATTCAGATTCAGTCCTTGTCTACGATGCACTCTATGTATATCACCATGTTGCAATGTTATAAAGTGTGaaatggtgtgtgcgtgtgtgtgtgtgtgtgtgtgtgtgtgtgtgtgtgtgtgtgtgtgtgtctgtgtgtgtgtgttccagctaAGCATAAGCAGCTGGTTTGTTGGGCAAGAGGTGGCATACTTTCCTTTGACTGGGTCAGCAAGTATGTCtagatgagacagagagaataaaaaTAGAAGTGTGTAGGGCTGCCAAAGAATGAAATGGAATTGAGCTGATCATCAGGCTCCATGTATCAGCTtcaaggtctgtgtgtgttgtgaaacGGTACACTAGAGAAAATGTGAATGCATTTGTGATGTTCACACTGCTTGAAAATgttctctgcgtgtgtgtttgtcactgcTACTGAAGCGTGTGATTGGATAGCTGTGCAAATGCTGAGggggtgtgtgactgtgtgggtgtgtgtgtgtgggcgggtctgtgactgtgtgtgggtgtgtgtgtgtgggcgggtgtgtgggtgtgtgtgtgtgggcgggtgtgtgtgggcgggtctgtgactgtgtgtgggtgtgtgtgtgtgggcgggtgtgtgattgggtgtgtgtgtgtgtgggcgggtgtgtgggtgtatgtgtgtgggcgggtgtgtgggtgggtgtgtgtgtgtgggcgggtgtgtgggtgggtgtgtgtgtgtgggcgggtgtgtgactgggtgtgtgtgtgtgggcgggtgtgtgggtgtgtgtgtgtgggcgggtgtgtgggtgtgtgtgtgtgggcgggtgtgtgggtgtgtgtgtgtgggcgggtctgtgggtgtgtgtgtgtgggcgggtctgtgactgtgtgggtgggtctgtgactgtgtgtgggtgggtctgtgactgtgttggtGTGGGCGGGTCTGTgactgggtgtgggtgtgggcgggTCTGTGactgggtgtgggagtgtgtgtgggcgggtctgtgtgtgggtgtgtgtgggcgggtctGTGActgggtgtgggcgtgtgtgtgggcgggtctGTGactgggtgtgggtatgggcgggtctgtgactgtgtgggtgtgggcgggtctgtgactgtgtgtgggtgtgggggtgtgtgtgtgtgggcgggtctGTGActgggtgtgggcgtgtgtgtgtgggcaggtgtgtgtgggtatgtgtgtgactgtgtgggcgtgtgtgtgagcgggtctgttggtgtgtgtgtgagcaggtctgtgactgtgtgtgggcgggagggagagagagagggagggagagagagagagagagagagagagagagagaggaatggaaggaCACCTGAGCAGGTGTTAAGTTGCCCCAGCACTGTTTTTAGACATATTCTTTGGACATACTCTGTTCTCCTATAAGTTAAGATATTGTTCCTGCATGTCTTCTGTGTTTAAACACTGAAAGAAGAAACACATTGATTAGGCTTAAAATACCCTTCTAGAGCACCATCCCCTTTTTTTGGCCATTATAATGTGGTTTATAGAACTTGGTAACAGAGATTTGGTCTTGAAAATATCacttacatttattgcatttaccTCACTATATGATTTATAGATTATTCAGATGTGATTCTCACACAATCACATCTGAGTTGGTGGTCTAAGTAACGCATGGAGATATGTGCAGGGGACTGCTGCGTTCCCTGAGCGTGGAGGATGTGGGCTGTCCCAGTGCCCTGCGTGCCGTGGGGAGAGTAGCCCAGGTCTTCCCAGATGGCACgctgctgctggagctctcCCGGCCTCCCACTGGAACCTTCGGCTTCCTCATCTCCCGCGGGAAAGGCAGGCTGGACTCGGGTGAGAAACACGGCCCTCTCAGAACACTGGCAGTGAAGGAGCGTGGATGTCTGTGTTTAAAGCACAgtaaaaagtgaaaacaaagtGTCAACACAATATAATGCAATATAATTCAACATTTCtaatttcttaatttattaCAGTCTATAGTACATTTAATTAGGGGTCAATATTCCGTCAAAGCCAGAGCTCCATTTTACATTGATGCGTTCGTCCTAATTATGCCAGTGTTAACCTAAGTATGGCTAAGCCTCAGACTCTGAGTGACAGCAGGAGTCCTCGGACTCTGTGCGCTCCTGTTGGCTGTGTAGGCGTGTACGTGGAGGAGATGggagacagcagcacacagaaGCTGTACGCAGGGCTGCTGGGAGTGGGCGATGAGATTGTGGAGGTGAGCGGCCAGAAGGTGGCAGGCCTGAGCCTGGATACGGTGACACGTCTGATGACCCAGAGCGGCACGTCCTCGCTCCGTGTGCTCCGCCAGCGCCCGCCCACCCCCCCCCGCTGAGGGTTACGGCCCGAGCGGCAAAGGCCGGGGGTGAGCGACTCCTTGCCCTGCTGGTCTGGACCTGTTTACGCTGATGTTCAGAGTGGGTTCCCCCTTCTTCCTGCACTGTCAGAAACTTCTCCGTTTCTGTACAAGTCCACGGAACTGACTCCTTCAGTGATTTCCCCACCTGATTTCCCTTTCTGCCTCTTCTGTTGTCCGTTGTAGATTTgcttttagttttgtttttgttctattcacagagctccagcctgttctctgctctgctccagtACCAACACCAACGAGGTGGTCTAGTCTGCCAGCTCTCCGCTTACCTGGATCAagtgtgtttgttgctttgcTGGGTTTGTCTTTTTTCATGGGGTCACAGCCTTGGTACCCAATCTCTACAGGACCAGTATGTGCATAAATTTGTAAGTTATGAGTGTAGTAGAGTGCCTCACTCAGGCTAGCTTTAACTCATTGTTCCATGTTGGTGGTAGACTTTGCAACACCCCAGGCAGGATTAGCTCAGTGTGGACCAGGGTGTAGAATCCACCCAGCTGCTACATTTtggtgcacttttttttttttttttttaaccgttGTTGATTTCTGCTGTTTTGGTACTAAAAATGAATTTGCTATGATTGTGTGGCTGATTGTGTTGCTttagtcaagtcaaatttatttatacagcactttttacaacagctgttgtcacaaagcagctttacaaatgtcaaagtccaagctcccagtgagcaagacaagtgTGACAGTGGCGAGGGAAAACTCCCTAGATGAGTCAAAAAGAGAACTGCTATTTATACAGAAACCAATCAGATGGCAGTGGCTTTCGGTTACAAGTCTAATAGAGTGTGATTAAACTTGCTGTCATATTTCTGTCCAGCTAGTGGCCTTTTCACAGGCTTGACTTCTTAACGTGGGGAATCTGGTGTTGGAGACTTGATGAAGCATCCCAGGATGGAGAGGAGTGGGGGAGGACTACACGATCAATActccctctgcctccccctACTGAATAGACAATGAGGGAGCCCATTCTGACCCCTTATACAAATCAGTATTGCCCACCAAGGTGTATTCCAGTTGTAAAATGTATAGGTGTAGGTATCAGTATTGCTGTGCCATATTTATTGGTTACAGTGGGATAGAGAGTCATGGATGAGACTTTTTCAGGTTTACTTGATGTATGGTACCATGCGTTTCACAGCGCATCACGGGAGtttttatttccccccccccatcatttTGGTCATAAACCACACAGATGAGATGTCTTGCAGTACTGGAGAACTTCACTCAGTTATATTTGTCAAATCTAGAGAGATGGAGCATCGTAGTTAGGCTTTATgcagtgtgtgcgcacgcgtgcatgtTCCCAGACCCTGCATTGCAATGCTAATGAGCCAAGCTGTCTGAGGAGTATCCCCTCCACCCCTGCTTTCCCATGGGGCAGTGGGGCTCAGCTGTCCTCTCCACTTACCCCAGGGTAAAGGAGCGGAGGGGAGAACCTGCATTCTGCACCTGCTACccacccataaacacacacccacaccataaTTAGCAACCCTCAAGCTATGTAAAATGACTTGTTCTCATCCGGTTTCAAATGTTGCCACAATTGTGCCAAATTTCGTGGTTGTCTGACAAAGCTGCTGCTGGATAAATGAGATTTTTTGAAAAAGGccattaaaacataaatcacCTTAGAATCAGTCACAGTCACTTAGTATAAAAAAAATCCCTaagaatttaaaataacactttGTAATACTGgcattaatataatattacaataCAGTAATAGCCCTCGACTGACAAACACATTTTGTGAGTTCATAATGGCGGGTCTGATGTGGAGTCTACTGTGCAGGGGCGGTCCAAGTGTAGTGTGACTCATTACTGGGCACTACGCTGCCGGCTGGGGGGCCCTGTACAACGAGCATGGCTCACAGCCCCTACGGCAGCTCGTCACCAGTCTTCCATACGATTCAGTGGCACACTGGAGCAGCTCAAACAGCCAGTCATTGTCTCTTGCAGGAGTCAATGTGCAGCCAAAGCCAAAGCCAGGTTTTACTGAATCACATGACAGTACCACTGTACTGTTTTAGCACTAACCACCTAATGGCCTTTAAAAGGAACCGCACTCAGATTTCATAGTAGTTTGGGCAGTAGCCCTGGGCCAAGCCTACCGGCCTGCATTTATACCgcctttttaaatttttcatttcaCCTTTGTGTTCATACCCTGAATGTCAAATAGGTCAGCAGTAACAAACATAGACGGATGTCTGGCATGCCACAGTTCCATTAGGTAACAAGTCCTGGCAAATCTACAACTCCAGAACCAAGCATACCCCCATCTACTGACTACActcaaagcaaacacaaaacacaccaacaccaagGATATTTAGCAGACACCCGCGTTTAATAGATTCAAAGGAACTCCATGTCATAATGGACACACAGGATCATGGAACAGAATTTCACAAAGGCCTTTtgaggagggaaagagggtATTCGTTCTTTCTCTCAAAGGTGAACAAGTACATTAAaccaacacacagaaatgacaaacTGTAAGGAATCACCAAAGCCCATTTGTTACCAGTTTCTGTCTGCTCAGTCccaggctcctccccctcaccAGGGACTCAACTGTGCAATTAAGACTGTTTTACTTCAGAGCTGTTCTGTATATTATAATATTGCACGACAAAATGATACTCGGGCTTCACACTAAACCTTCTGCAGTAAAAAGTAGGATAAACAATTTTGTTTGGGACCACACAACCAAATGTGTTGTACTCCTAATACTCTCTAAAACATTGTGGTCCTGTCCCTAGATCATGGTCAAATAATACAactgcataataataataataataataataattattattattattattattaacagtttGAAAACACACAAGGAAGAACATGATAAAAGTATTGTGCTACTGTTTAAGGcttgacaaaataaatatgaaaggGCATTTCTCATACCTTTGTGGTTATTTAAGAATACTGCATCTAACAAATACTAGCAGAACTAAATGCACCTCCATAACAGAGATGTCACATCCCATAAGATTACTGAATCTGTGTAACATTCAGTGAATGCTCCTATAAAACGTCTGCTTCAGGTTTTCAAGGCTTTCAAGTCAAAATCAGACTGAATTTGCACTTACTATATGTCATGCTAAGGCACTATCTAGTTTTCTATCCTTCACAGCAGTTTTTCATACTTTAATATACTGTCCAATAAACCAGAATCcttctaataaataaaatttaaagtTGTTAATAATCTGCTCAGGCCATCGGAGACTATTCACATGTCATCTTAAAGGAGTTGCAAGCAGCATTTCCCCATTTTTACATGACTGTCAAAATACCACAGCATTTGATTGGCTTGCGGCCAATCAAATGGCTAGTCGCAGGAAACGGGAAAACACCTTCAAACTTTGAGGAAACGCTGGGTACTGAAAGACcacaaattcacaaataaaGCCTAAAGCAGCATCTTATCCAGTTCTTTTGGATACACCTCAAATTCAGACTTATTGTTTGTAATAAGACCTTCTACTTACTGCTCCTTGAAAGCAATATCCATAGGttttctaccaaaaaaaaaaaaaaaggaaacactaagacaaattacttttaattaatattacaacATGACAGTTTGTTGTGTGGCAGGCAGGGCTCTGGACAAGATGTCAGTTCACGACTCAAGTGAAGAGTATGGCTTGCTTAATTCTAGCTCTGAAATTCTAACTTCAGAAAAACTATGAAGAAATATGTTAATGGTTCCTCCCAGCATTTTACTCTGAATCCAGCTGGTAGTGCAAGTACCTGAGGTTATGATTTTGCTGATCTTGAGTTGGATTTTGTACACAAAtgggcttttatttttatggctGAAGTAGTTAGAAAGTGCATTTTTGCACCAAACCTCatctaaaaaataataaataaatctgcgTAGGAAGTGGGGTGAAACAGATTGAGAAGGAGCTTTTGTTGACAACCGCTGCAGTATTGCGCAAGACACCTGTATGCACAACAAgccctaaaaaacaaaaacccaacaacaaaaaataaaccttGAAATCAAGGGGACGACTTCTTAGTGGTAAACTTTGTTTGcaacaaacatgaaacatgatgATTTCATGAGGGACAATCCCTCCAGtgctaaaagaaaaacaatttcaatATTCTGTTCAGACTACAAAAGAATAACTCCTACACTGATCTAAAATGCTTAAAGTATTTTCAAGAAGCAATTGCTAGAACCAAGTAGGGAAACTTGGAATTGGACAATTTTACTCCCACGCTGTTCCACTGCTACAACTAAGGTGGTTTTAAACTGAACTTTAGCCCAACCTGCTTCGTAGGAGCACATCTACACCATATACAAGGCTGACTAGTGGGAAAAGCGCTAGTAGTGTATGCGGACAGAAGCCAACACCACAGGGTGGAGATAAACTCCTTGCAGTAGAGGTTCTGGCAAATAAGGTTATGTTTTGGTGCAGTAGGAGGCCCACTTCCCTCTAAGACCCCTTATACAGAATCCTCCGCTAATCTTACAAGTTCATAATGATAACAGACCTAAACTAACATTCTCAAAATAACACCATTAGAAGGATTTCCTTCTGAAGCAGCTCTTAACCTAGCCTGAACTTAATGAGGATTCAGTAGGACCATTTCTCTCCAGAGAAACAGTTAGATCACTAGTGTTTGCCAATGAACATTTCTCTACATAACTGATTATCAGGAACACATCTGAAAATTACATcaggagaagaaaacaaagagcatAATATAACAAGTGGTTAACTTAATGTTAGTGCCATTAATGAAATACCCGCTTAGAAGAGAGATTGGATTCCAAATCATGAAACTCCAGTGTTTAGTATGGTTTTAACTTCATTAGTTAGTACTGAGTACCAAGAGTAACCATTAGAACatactgttaataaaaagaGTAAGTCAACAATAATAggaattaaatgattaaattattagCTCTAGaatgtttgtggaaaaaaaaaaaccaaaaaaacaaaaacacttattAACTTCAATTTATAACCATCTAACATTAATAACACGAACaattttaaaaggtaaatgcagcaaaaatgttttaccCTGCAGCACGACACTAAATTTCAAAGCCCTAACTCGACTCCCTTTCCTGCTGGAAAAACACACTTACAGAAAAAGTAAGTGATGCAAGCCACCATACTACAAGTCTCTTGGGctttgccaacacacacacgcacacacacacaaacaagacagatatttacagataaGCAAGCAGAAGACCCACACCACTGGCATTCTGGGATTGCCTATACAGTTGCAAAAGAAGCGCAGTACTCAGCAGCTGACAGTGTGAGGGAGTAGGGACTGGAGTGGACGGTGGCTTCCTTTCCCCAAAGCacctttgtttttgtcagaCCTTCTGGGAAAGCGAGGAAAGCTGTAGTGGATGAATACCGAGTGCCATTTACAGCACAATGAGGAGGATGATCACAACAAACAGAATGGCCAGCAAAACACCAATCGCACACCACTGCCGCCGGTCTGTGGAAGTAAAAAATTGAGAAAATTAGATGGAAATGCAGGTGCATGTTGCATTTCTGACTGCTCCTCTAAGACTTGAGATTATGTACTCCATTTTCTGAGTCTTTTAATTATTGTCATAATGACAAACATTGTCATGTTCTCTCGATATCTTTATTTACTTTGGATATTACTAAGctttaacaattttttttcaccATTTCAGACATTGAACCAAGAGCTTCCTCAGAGTCCCTGAGGCCAGACATCCTGTGCTCATCACCTGATGCCTTATAAGGGCTGCAGTCATAACCCCAGGCTTCCCTTCCCCTGCAGTCTGTAACTCCAGGAAACATGGGGTGGATCTGAACAGGACGTGCATTCATGGCTGAATTTCCTCTTAAATATGTTCCATCAGTGCATCCAGTCATATCAGTGCACTAAATCAAAGTGTGTCTAAAGGAGAATCCAGTTTCCTGCTTTTAAGTTTAATGGTGCTCTTTTAATCACTGTAACTACAGGAGGATATgctaaacaaagaaacaaagtgcCTATCCAGAACTTGTGTTACTCACCACTGGTCATGTGGGAGACTTTAGCCAACTTCTTCATCACATTATCCAGTTTGGACTGGGTATTATCCATCTCATGAGCAAAGTCATCAAGCATTC from the Electrophorus electricus isolate fEleEle1 chromosome 26, fEleEle1.pri, whole genome shotgun sequence genome contains:
- the si:dkey-121a11.3 gene encoding uncharacterized protein KIAA1614 isoform X4: MKVSSMVTLLDLSRALGEGLENIEADDICNTKLEVSSGCEKPWVQPKDSWSMARPKAQLLNRNISQGGEGPMSRLMPSECEELQRSDSLGSHPQSHMSTESSPGRAAESRLGRAESVESSSSSSGGSLSLAERVEMNRRVLRQMLQKAHSKGTEGHQGPLSNQRLHNTYNKGGLNDTDYDSGIPLHDWKHQRAFPSATVLPLSPHHQQSKRLPEHARMKGRSHPLKADHTILPVRRDTPGLLPQSGASKVGRAGVVAGAGSGNLSDSSSSDSTCSGRRRPGHSPTRVRFQDESEKDAEVRYQDRVRQRRWAAERAQGPLGSKPSLAAYIDSRTGEAEPTAEHKSGRSQEVSRNGNSHYGALLCSHVGQQCEACGSVLDKASPLLPNSITFPLESANEEAEEKLVPCWLAATLPSHPVRIERIRETYVGPSDSLIMDSDGTRCRTAVTRDTAASTRTLERSKRRGMEEESSPETISTSRDGPGGLEAPCSGSPGQLETGLLNGTAALPPNPYAPEPAGKSPLVSKARLVSTMPPGGDPLPQPVPPPLQSRKSALKPATVDRSRGHRGTGLRLSPPHRPAHREPPEAAGDEGFSPQESLREGSQVLINHCPTQKGFAASSQSGDTAVRPGRPGPKPAGLEQDQITRASPTETVHGHLTEGAVQGPIRPEHEKEDSPSPSADGVSDEGQRDVRPRLSLRRFFSAIGLRPGAGPLRRGRSSSAEQLGPPPETPAASPVRPRTAQAEPGLLRKTPSLQSLRLGSPFLQLKKFSSVQNLQSPKRKLDRSSAYTPGEEPRSPAPSRGLLRSLSVEDVGCPSALRAVGRVAQVFPDGTLLLELSRPPTGTFGFLISRGKGRLDSGVYVEEMGDSSTQKLYAGLLGVGDEIVEVSGQKVAGLSLDTVTRLMTQSGTSSLRVLRQRPPTPPR